A part of Desulfotomaculum nigrificans DSM 574 genomic DNA contains:
- the murG gene encoding undecaprenyldiphospho-muramoylpentapeptide beta-N-acetylglucosaminyltransferase — protein MRVIVTGGGTGGHIYPALAIAKGLQSRFNNTEILYIGTNRGLEADIVPKANFPFKAITVAGFQRKLSPANLKVLWQAMQGYQEARAIIKEFKPDVVIGTGGYVCGPVVLAAARRGIPTLIHEQNALPGITNRILSRFVDQVTATFEDSLKYFPKKARVTVTGLPVRPEITQADRSTALQSLNLQQGPLTLLVFGGSRGARRINQAMIEVIREYANDPDIQILHATGQVGYQEFLDQVTRNGMNLDNYVNITIKPYLYNMHEALAAADLVVSRAGAATLAELTVLGLPSILIPYPYAAENHQEHNARALADRGAAILIRDAELTGVKLVQQLKELLDDKKRLQNMSVASKNLGRPEALNDIINCVERILPRRK, from the coding sequence TTGCGAGTAATTGTTACAGGCGGCGGTACCGGCGGACACATTTACCCTGCTTTAGCCATTGCCAAAGGTTTACAAAGCCGTTTTAACAATACAGAAATTCTCTATATCGGAACCAATCGTGGTCTTGAGGCTGATATTGTGCCCAAGGCCAATTTCCCTTTTAAAGCAATAACCGTAGCCGGTTTCCAAAGAAAGCTTTCACCGGCTAACCTTAAGGTATTGTGGCAGGCCATGCAGGGGTATCAAGAGGCCAGAGCCATCATTAAAGAATTTAAACCGGACGTGGTGATAGGCACCGGGGGTTATGTTTGTGGTCCGGTGGTACTGGCAGCTGCCAGGCGGGGGATACCCACTCTAATCCATGAGCAAAATGCATTACCTGGTATAACCAATCGTATTTTATCCCGGTTTGTGGACCAGGTTACAGCCACCTTTGAAGACTCCCTGAAATATTTCCCTAAAAAGGCCCGGGTTACCGTTACCGGCCTGCCGGTGCGTCCGGAAATCACCCAGGCGGACCGCAGCACTGCTTTACAATCACTAAATTTACAGCAGGGACCGCTTACTTTATTGGTCTTCGGTGGCAGCAGGGGTGCCCGGCGGATCAACCAGGCCATGATTGAAGTGATCAGGGAATATGCCAATGATCCTGACATCCAAATATTACATGCCACCGGCCAGGTGGGATACCAGGAATTTCTTGATCAAGTTACCAGAAATGGTATGAATTTGGATAATTATGTTAATATTACTATTAAGCCTTATTTGTATAATATGCATGAAGCCCTGGCTGCCGCTGATTTAGTGGTGAGCAGAGCAGGGGCTGCTACTTTAGCGGAACTTACTGTTTTGGGGTTACCATCGATTCTGATCCCATACCCCTACGCCGCCGAGAACCACCAGGAGCATAACGCCAGGGCCTTGGCCGACCGGGGGGCGGCAATTTTAATCAGGGATGCCGAACTAACAGGTGTTAAACTAGTGCAACAATTAAAGGAACTGTTAGATGATAAAAAAAGATTGCAAAATATGTCTGTAGCCAGTAAAAATTTAGGACGACCTGAGGCTCTTAATGATATTATAAACTGCGTGGAAAGAATTTTGCCGCGGCGGAAATAA
- the spoVE gene encoding stage V sporulation protein E — protein sequence MRLKKRPPDFVLFLTVLMLLSIGLVMVFSASEYVTMVRYGDSFYFFKRQLLWALLGLTTMFVMMHIDYYKLKRWVGPITIAGFVLLIAVLLPGVGRSANGAQRWINLGFMSFSPAELVKLCLIIFVAFGLSKKGEEIQSFWHGLAPYLAVMGLAAGLILLQPDLGTAVVLSGTIFIMFFVAGARLSHLGGLVGAGLVAVALAIYFEPYRLRRFFAFLDPEKDPQGTGYHIIQSLYALGSGGLFGLGLGQSKQKFLYLPENHTDFIFAIVGEELGFIGATLIILLFIMLVWRGLKIAVTSPDPFASLLAAGITSGIALQAIINMGVVTGSMPVTGVPLPFISFGGTSLLFTLAGIGIILNISKYTTPR from the coding sequence ATGCGTTTAAAGAAAAGGCCACCGGACTTTGTCTTGTTTCTCACGGTACTAATGTTATTGAGTATTGGTCTGGTCATGGTCTTCTCTGCCAGTGAATACGTGACCATGGTCCGCTATGGGGATAGCTTTTATTTCTTTAAGCGACAGTTGCTTTGGGCACTCCTGGGGCTAACCACCATGTTTGTGATGATGCATATTGACTACTATAAATTAAAGCGCTGGGTAGGCCCCATTACCATTGCCGGTTTTGTCCTGCTAATTGCTGTACTGCTCCCCGGTGTCGGCCGGTCAGCCAACGGGGCCCAACGGTGGATTAACCTGGGATTTATGTCCTTTTCACCCGCCGAACTGGTTAAATTATGTTTGATTATCTTTGTGGCCTTTGGCCTGTCCAAAAAAGGAGAGGAAATTCAATCCTTTTGGCACGGCCTGGCTCCTTACCTGGCAGTTATGGGTTTAGCCGCGGGGTTGATTCTGTTGCAGCCTGACCTGGGCACCGCAGTGGTGTTATCCGGTACCATATTTATTATGTTCTTTGTTGCCGGGGCCCGTCTTTCGCACCTGGGAGGCTTGGTGGGTGCTGGCCTGGTGGCGGTGGCCCTGGCCATCTACTTTGAACCATACCGGCTAAGACGTTTCTTTGCTTTTTTAGATCCGGAAAAGGATCCCCAGGGTACCGGTTATCACATCATTCAGTCCCTTTATGCCCTGGGGTCCGGTGGATTATTTGGCCTGGGACTGGGGCAGAGTAAGCAAAAGTTTCTCTACCTGCCCGAAAACCATACCGACTTTATCTTTGCCATTGTCGGGGAGGAGCTTGGCTTTATTGGGGCCACTTTAATTATCCTGCTTTTTATCATGTTAGTATGGCGGGGGTTAAAGATAGCCGTTACCTCTCCTGACCCCTTTGCCAGTTTATTGGCAGCCGGTATCACCAGTGGTATTGCCCTGCAGGCCATTATTAATATGGGTGTAGTTACCGGTTCTATGCCGGTTACCGGAGTGCCGCTGCCCTTTATCAGCTTCGGTGGTACATCGTTATTGTTTACCCTGGCGGGTATTGGGATAATCTTAAATATTTCAAAATATACCACCCCCCGCTGA
- the murD gene encoding UDP-N-acetylmuramoyl-L-alanine--D-glutamate ligase: protein MQGEEGTFKVKLAGKSVLVVGAGKSGQAVCEFLSQKQARITLTDTKTEEQMQPLAEQLKAAGIRLALGDYPQVTRDSFDLLVVSPGVPLTVPPVVQAKAMDIPVIGELELAYRFARAPIVAITGTNGKTTTTSLIGQMFRDAGYHTLVAGNIGLPLASEVENYSRQDIIVAEVSSFQLETTQSFAPRVAVVLNVTPDHLDRHGSMAEYIRAKSLIFAHQDQEDWAVLNYDDPVTREMAADCPSQVLFFSRQHILEKGIYVQDGKIMVADQGVTEITPVNTLRIPGAHNLENALAAVAAGYAMGIAATDLARTLESFAGVAHRLEYVATIDGVKYINDSKGTNPDAAIKALDAYNEPIILIAGGKNKGSDFTQFARKIKEKVRVLIVLGLHGYQIEAAARDQGFTNILQAQDYPQAVRLAHQQARPGEVVLLSPACASWDMFNNFEERGELFKQEVLKLKGRA, encoded by the coding sequence ATGCAAGGGGAAGAAGGTACGTTTAAAGTGAAATTGGCAGGAAAATCTGTACTAGTGGTAGGGGCAGGCAAGAGTGGCCAGGCGGTATGTGAGTTTCTTAGCCAAAAACAAGCCCGGATCACACTGACGGATACCAAGACAGAAGAGCAAATGCAGCCATTAGCAGAGCAGCTAAAGGCGGCGGGAATAAGGTTGGCCCTGGGGGATTATCCTCAGGTGACACGGGATAGCTTTGACCTTTTGGTGGTTAGTCCCGGGGTACCGTTAACGGTACCGCCGGTGGTCCAGGCTAAGGCTATGGATATTCCTGTTATCGGGGAGCTGGAACTGGCCTACCGTTTTGCCCGGGCACCCATTGTGGCCATCACCGGCACCAACGGTAAAACCACCACCACTTCGTTAATTGGCCAAATGTTTCGGGATGCCGGCTATCACACCCTGGTGGCCGGGAATATCGGTCTGCCGCTGGCCAGTGAAGTAGAAAATTACTCCCGGCAGGATATCATAGTGGCCGAAGTGTCAAGCTTTCAGCTGGAGACCACACAGTCCTTTGCCCCCAGGGTGGCAGTGGTATTAAATGTAACACCGGACCACCTGGACCGCCATGGATCCATGGCTGAGTATATTAGGGCCAAGTCCCTGATCTTTGCCCACCAGGATCAAGAAGACTGGGCCGTGTTAAATTATGATGACCCTGTTACCAGGGAAATGGCGGCAGATTGTCCATCACAGGTTCTATTTTTCAGTCGCCAGCATATTTTAGAAAAAGGAATCTATGTCCAGGACGGTAAAATAATGGTAGCGGACCAGGGGGTAACCGAGATTACGCCGGTTAATACCCTCCGCATCCCCGGGGCCCATAATCTGGAGAATGCCCTGGCTGCGGTGGCAGCTGGTTATGCCATGGGCATTGCCGCAACGGATCTAGCCCGCACCTTGGAAAGTTTTGCCGGGGTGGCGCACCGGCTGGAGTATGTAGCCACCATCGATGGGGTTAAATACATCAACGACTCCAAGGGGACTAATCCGGATGCTGCCATTAAGGCCCTGGATGCTTACAACGAGCCCATTATATTAATTGCCGGGGGCAAGAACAAGGGTAGTGACTTTACCCAGTTTGCCCGGAAAATTAAGGAAAAGGTACGGGTTTTGATTGTCTTGGGGTTGCACGGTTACCAAATTGAAGCAGCCGCCCGGGACCAGGGGTTTACCAACATCCTGCAGGCTCAGGATTATCCGCAGGCAGTGCGGCTGGCTCACCAACAAGCCCGTCCGGGAGAGGTTGTCTTACTTTCCCCCGCCTGCGCCAGCTGGGATATGTTCAATAATTTCGAGGAGCGGGGAGAACTGTTTAAACAGGAAGTGCTGAAGCTTAAGGGTAGGGCTTAA
- the mraY gene encoding phospho-N-acetylmuramoyl-pentapeptide-transferase yields the protein METSLVWAAAGISLLTTVLLGPIAIPLLRRLKFGQTIRAEGPARHMAKSGTPTMGGIMFLVGIALASIILLSGPVKGRYEGLVVLMVTLGYGLIGFIDDFIKIVMKRNLGLRGREKLFGQLILAVILGVVAVFKLGRGTDYIIPFSGLISPGGIGFDLGFIPFLGITILVLLGASNAVNLTDGLDGLAAGATVFTSAAFVLLAMVSGKVGTAIVLAAVAGGCLGFLAYNRHPARVFMGDTGSLALGGALGAAAVVTRNELLLVIIGGLYVLEALSVIIQVISFKTTGKRVFRMSPLHHHFELSGWSEKRVVRTFWLISLFFSLLGLLNIYI from the coding sequence ATGGAAACTTCACTGGTGTGGGCAGCCGCCGGTATTAGTTTATTAACTACCGTATTACTCGGCCCCATAGCCATTCCGTTGCTGAGAAGATTAAAGTTTGGTCAAACCATCCGGGCCGAAGGGCCGGCCAGACACATGGCTAAATCCGGCACACCCACCATGGGTGGGATTATGTTTTTAGTGGGTATTGCCCTGGCCAGTATAATTTTACTAAGCGGGCCGGTAAAGGGCCGGTATGAGGGCCTGGTGGTACTGATGGTAACCCTGGGTTATGGTCTAATCGGCTTTATTGACGATTTTATTAAGATAGTGATGAAGAGAAATCTTGGCCTGAGAGGGCGGGAAAAACTCTTTGGACAATTAATTTTGGCTGTGATTTTAGGTGTGGTGGCAGTGTTTAAATTGGGCCGCGGCACCGACTACATCATTCCTTTTTCCGGCTTGATTTCCCCCGGGGGGATAGGATTTGATCTCGGCTTTATCCCTTTTTTAGGGATTACCATATTGGTGCTGCTTGGCGCCAGTAATGCCGTCAACTTAACTGACGGCCTGGATGGCCTGGCCGCCGGGGCAACTGTCTTCACCTCAGCCGCTTTTGTGCTGTTAGCCATGGTCAGCGGAAAAGTGGGTACCGCCATTGTTTTAGCGGCGGTGGCCGGGGGTTGCCTGGGATTTTTGGCTTACAACCGACACCCGGCCCGGGTGTTTATGGGGGATACCGGTTCCCTGGCTCTGGGGGGTGCCCTGGGGGCCGCGGCGGTGGTCACCAGAAATGAATTGTTACTGGTGATTATTGGCGGGTTGTATGTACTGGAGGCTCTGTCAGTGATCATTCAAGTAATATCTTTTAAAACCACCGGTAAACGTGTCTTTCGCATGAGCCCGTTACACCACCATTTTGAACTGTCCGGTTGGTCGGAAAAAAGGGTGGTTAGAACCTTTTGGTTAATCAGTCTTTTCTTTTCATTACTGGGATTACTAAATATATATATTTAG